Proteins co-encoded in one Leptolyngbya boryana PCC 6306 genomic window:
- a CDS encoding LexA family protein gives MFSIQFLTPQPSPPLHLPLYTATVSAGFPSPADDYLERSLDLNEYLVEHPAATFLARAEGDSMVEAGIHSGDLLVVDRSLEPRDDDIVVAVVNGESTVKRLCYRGDQPFLVPANPSYATIALTDSFDVQIWGVVKFTIRHHRKPCSPW, from the coding sequence ATGTTCAGTATTCAATTTTTAACGCCACAGCCCTCTCCACCGCTGCATCTGCCGCTTTATACTGCCACCGTATCGGCAGGCTTTCCCAGCCCAGCCGACGATTATCTGGAACGATCGCTGGATTTGAATGAATATCTTGTGGAGCACCCGGCCGCCACTTTTCTCGCGCGCGCCGAGGGCGATTCAATGGTGGAAGCGGGCATTCACTCCGGGGATCTGCTGGTGGTGGACCGCTCGCTTGAGCCACGCGACGATGATATCGTTGTCGCTGTGGTCAATGGCGAATCCACCGTCAAGCGTCTCTGTTACCGAGGCGATCAGCCGTTTCTGGTTCCGGCCAACCCCAGCTACGCCACGATCGCGCTGACCGATAGCTTCGACGTGCAAATCTGGGGCGTGGTCAAATTCACAATCCGTCACCACCGGAAACCATGTTCGCCCTGGTAG
- a CDS encoding dTDP-4-dehydrorhamnose 3,5-epimerase family protein, with product MRNIVSLLERRAAKAPSNVKIEMFDFSNRQEGEIIGTEWIENPIYLTGDHEESGVTLPLTATPTVVWRDGNGVADSYPVWALHPNAGDQLCFISRSGDDRRPVRVELIDCRADSPTFGNYKVVETMPDAKRSLPIPPGVGHLLTQMSGVTTLNSIQLYWDFAADRKVPLPKGFGVLNWDRFGNVAPKMLFPRFAVPVIAQALLLPKMQQQARAYTASGNFFPTVRLLPDGSVAVLRKLPVDQTTLAA from the coding sequence ATGAGAAATATTGTTTCCTTGCTGGAACGGCGTGCAGCCAAAGCTCCATCAAACGTCAAAATTGAAATGTTTGACTTCTCAAATCGTCAAGAGGGTGAAATCATTGGTACTGAGTGGATTGAAAACCCGATCTACCTGACGGGCGACCATGAGGAATCAGGCGTTACCCTGCCGCTGACGGCAACCCCGACAGTTGTATGGCGAGACGGAAATGGTGTGGCGGATTCTTATCCTGTCTGGGCATTGCATCCTAACGCAGGCGATCAGTTGTGCTTTATCTCCCGAAGTGGTGACGATCGTAGACCTGTGCGTGTGGAGTTGATTGATTGCAGGGCAGACTCTCCTACCTTTGGAAACTATAAGGTTGTCGAGACAATGCCAGATGCTAAGCGGTCTCTGCCCATTCCGCCAGGGGTGGGGCATTTACTCACGCAAATGTCAGGAGTCACGACACTAAACTCGATTCAACTCTACTGGGACTTTGCGGCTGATCGAAAAGTACCTTTACCAAAGGGCTTCGGGGTGCTGAATTGGGATCGGTTTGGTAATGTGGCTCCAAAAATGCTGTTTCCGCGTTTTGCTGTGCCTGTCATTGCTCAAGCCTTACTGCTACCAAAGATGCAGCAACAAGCAAGAGCATACACAGCTTCGGGGAATTTCTTTCCAACTGTTCGCTTATTGCCAGATGGTTCCGTTGCTGTCTTAAGAAAATTGCCAGTTGATCAAACAACTCTGGCTGCATAA
- a CDS encoding type II toxin-antitoxin system RelE/ParE family toxin, translating into MAKNIVFTPEAEDDSDQGYFWYESKKIGLGREFLTAVDACLQRISRNPRIYQTIYKDYRRAVVRRFPYSILYEETTTEVIVYAVFNSRQDPDKWRDRLQ; encoded by the coding sequence ATGGCTAAGAACATTGTGTTCACGCCAGAAGCAGAAGATGATTCTGATCAAGGGTACTTCTGGTACGAAAGCAAAAAAATAGGACTAGGGCGGGAGTTTTTAACGGCAGTCGATGCCTGCCTGCAAAGAATCAGCCGCAACCCAAGAATCTACCAAACAATATATAAAGATTATCGAAGAGCAGTCGTTCGACGCTTTCCATATTCAATCTTGTACGAAGAGACGACCACAGAGGTGATTGTCTATGCCGTCTTTAATTCCCGCCAAGACCCTGACAAGTGGCGCGACAGGCTGCAATAA
- a CDS encoding tetratricopeptide repeat protein: MENVFEMALRLRSQGLSADTEEAGRMLLEKALALFQQAVNEMPDDAKRVFYLAMSHDILDMEQEAIPFYHRAIALELPLAQRFEANLYLASSYFNVGKLEQAEHHLVIAEHIRSNEGAVDDQGAFFDIASKIRGR; this comes from the coding sequence ATGGAAAACGTCTTTGAAATGGCACTCAGGCTCAGAAGTCAGGGGCTTTCCGCTGATACAGAGGAAGCGGGGAGAATGCTTTTGGAAAAAGCACTGGCACTCTTTCAGCAGGCGGTGAACGAAATGCCGGATGACGCCAAGCGCGTTTTCTACTTGGCAATGTCCCACGACATTCTTGATATGGAGCAAGAAGCCATCCCGTTTTACCACCGCGCGATCGCGCTTGAATTGCCCTTGGCACAGCGGTTTGAAGCCAACCTGTACCTTGCCAGCAGCTATTTCAATGTGGGAAAACTGGAGCAGGCAGAACATCACCTGGTGATCGCTGAACACATCCGCTCAAATGAAGGCGCAGTAGATGACCAGGGAGCGTTTTTCGACATTGCCTCAAAAATCCGGGGTCGATGA
- a CDS encoding thermonuclease family protein, producing MALCVAITGVLIALSAPVDAKQSTKSEIVGTASVIDGDTIEIHGQRIRLHGIDAPESSQLCSKLNGDRYRCGQNAALQLSDLINRSTVRCQGKAHDRYGRIVAVCALDKAAPAGTSSRTEQIDINEWLVRNGWAVAYRKYSSDYLSAEADAQRQKAGIWQGKFDLPWDWRRAGKEARNPPLQNRTSPKPARNETALQCSGKRYCGQMTSCEEAYFYLNQCGVHRLDGDRDGYLARRSVTDVLQRCCVFLMSSIARASACSLPD from the coding sequence ATGGCACTTTGTGTCGCAATCACAGGGGTTTTGATCGCTCTGTCCGCGCCCGTCGATGCAAAACAATCGACAAAAAGTGAGATTGTCGGGACAGCAAGCGTGATCGACGGTGACACAATAGAAATTCACGGTCAACGAATTCGGCTGCATGGAATTGATGCGCCTGAGAGCAGTCAGCTATGCAGCAAACTGAACGGCGACAGGTATCGCTGCGGACAGAATGCGGCGCTGCAACTCTCAGATTTGATCAACAGATCGACCGTGCGCTGTCAGGGAAAGGCGCACGATCGCTACGGGCGGATTGTAGCGGTTTGCGCCTTGGACAAAGCTGCACCCGCAGGAACGTCTAGCCGCACCGAGCAAATCGATATCAATGAATGGCTGGTACGCAACGGCTGGGCGGTGGCGTACCGAAAATACAGTTCAGACTACCTCTCTGCCGAAGCAGACGCGCAACGTCAGAAAGCAGGAATCTGGCAAGGTAAATTCGATCTACCGTGGGACTGGCGGCGCGCAGGAAAAGAAGCTCGAAATCCACCGCTCCAAAATCGAACCAGCCCGAAACCTGCGCGCAACGAGACCGCTTTACAGTGTTCAGGCAAGCGGTACTGCGGACAAATGACTTCCTGTGAAGAAGCTTACTTTTATCTGAATCAATGCGGCGTTCATCGACTGGATGGCGACCGTGATGGGTACCTTGCGAGGCGATCTGTCACTGATGTGCTGCAAAGGTGCTGTGTTTTTCTGATGTCTTCGATCGCGCGGGCGAGTGCTTGCAGCCTGCCCGATTGA
- a CDS encoding Y-family DNA polymerase: protein MFALVDCNNFYVSCERVFNPRLEGIPVIVLSNNDGCVVARSNEAKALGIKMGVPLFQIQPLVRQQRIAVLSSNYALYGDMSQRVMQVLEQFTPTLEIYSIDEAFLSLDGFAHLDLTTYARSIRQTVRRWTGIPVSIGLGTTKTIAKLANYHAKRSRKAGGVLDLTPPDLLSVALHRTPVDEIWGIGAAITQRLNQRGIETAAQFVAASPKEFAVPFRSS from the coding sequence ATGTTCGCCCTGGTAGACTGCAACAATTTCTACGTCTCCTGCGAGCGGGTGTTTAATCCGCGCCTCGAAGGCATTCCCGTGATTGTGCTCTCGAATAATGACGGCTGCGTTGTGGCGCGATCGAATGAAGCCAAGGCCCTCGGCATCAAGATGGGCGTTCCCCTGTTTCAGATTCAGCCGCTCGTGCGGCAGCAAAGGATAGCTGTCCTCTCGTCGAACTATGCCCTCTACGGCGATATGTCGCAGCGGGTGATGCAGGTGCTGGAGCAGTTCACGCCGACGCTGGAAATCTACTCGATCGACGAAGCCTTTCTGTCGCTCGATGGCTTTGCTCACCTTGATCTGACGACTTATGCCCGTAGCATTCGTCAAACCGTGCGGCGCTGGACCGGCATTCCGGTTTCGATCGGACTTGGCACCACCAAAACCATTGCCAAGCTGGCCAACTATCACGCCAAGCGATCGCGCAAAGCCGGAGGCGTTCTTGACCTGACGCCACCCGACCTGCTGAGCGTCGCCCTGCACCGCACCCCGGTTGATGAAATCTGGGGAATTGGGGCGGCGATTACTCAACGCTTGAACCAGCGCGGCATCGAAACCGCCGCTCAGTTCGTCGCTGCCAGCCCAAAAGAGTTCGCAGTGCCTTTTCGGTCGTCCTAG
- a CDS encoding addiction module protein has product MLNAEYADLLKLSPSERLLLVQDLWDSLNEEDIPLTDSQKQELDRRKAAFQANPSSGRSWEEVQRRIIDRHG; this is encoded by the coding sequence ATGCTGAACGCTGAATACGCTGATCTGCTGAAACTCAGCCCTTCTGAACGTCTCCTGCTGGTACAAGACCTGTGGGACAGCTTAAATGAAGAAGACATTCCCCTGACCGATTCGCAGAAACAGGAACTCGATCGCAGAAAGGCGGCATTCCAAGCAAATCCGTCCTCTGGTCGTTCATGGGAAGAAGTGCAGCGTCGAATTATCGATCGGCATGGCTAA
- a CDS encoding DUF4113 domain-containing protein, which yields MPLETAAAAKQSTAVTRSFGTPVTTLDRLQSALASYASRAAEKLRSQRQVARHMQIFWHTNRHQAHPRSWSVTIALPVDTHDPRDLIHAIDPAVERLYQAGHLIAKAGIILYELQPEQVSQPDLFQRPNPRSKALMRAMDTINRRYGARTIYLAACGTRTPWALKAERRSPRYTTCWRELWTVRS from the coding sequence ATTCCCCTAGAGACTGCTGCCGCCGCCAAGCAGTCTACGGCGGTCACGCGCAGCTTCGGCACGCCGGTCACAACCCTAGATCGCTTACAGTCTGCCCTTGCGTCATATGCTAGCCGCGCCGCCGAGAAACTGCGATCGCAGCGCCAGGTTGCGCGTCACATGCAGATTTTCTGGCACACCAATCGCCATCAGGCGCATCCGCGATCGTGGAGCGTCACGATCGCGCTTCCCGTGGACACCCACGACCCGCGCGATTTGATTCATGCGATTGACCCTGCCGTTGAACGCCTGTACCAGGCTGGACATTTGATCGCTAAAGCAGGCATCATCCTCTACGAGCTACAGCCAGAGCAGGTGTCGCAGCCTGACCTGTTTCAGCGCCCTAATCCTCGCTCTAAAGCGCTGATGCGGGCGATGGACACAATCAACCGTCGCTATGGGGCACGCACGATTTATCTGGCCGCTTGCGGCACGCGCACCCCCTGGGCGCTCAAAGCAGAGCGGCGATCACCCCGGTATACGACCTGCTGGCGTGAGTTGTGGACGGTGCGATCGTAA